Proteins found in one Nostoc sp. NIES-3756 genomic segment:
- a CDS encoding SDR family oxidoreductase — MKKLLITGASGFLGWHLCQQAQQEWEVYGTYNSHTLDILGIKLVKVNLTDSTQLKQIFREIQPDAVIHTAAQSQPNFCQIHPEESHAINVTASCHLAELCADYAIPYAFTSSELVFDGLNSPYKETDTVCPVNIYGEQKVLAEVAILERYPLATVCRMPLMFGNATPTAKSFIQPFIQTMQAGQELTLFIDEFRTPVSGTTAAKGLLLVLEKVNGIIHLGGKERISRYDFGHILAEVFQLPITGIKACRQRDVKMAAPRPGDVSLDSSQAFALGYQPLSVKEELKSLLEKV; from the coding sequence ATGAAAAAACTTTTAATCACTGGTGCTAGCGGTTTTTTAGGATGGCATCTTTGCCAACAAGCTCAACAAGAATGGGAGGTTTATGGAACTTATAATTCCCATACTTTAGATATTCTTGGTATCAAATTAGTCAAAGTTAATTTAACAGATTCTACACAACTCAAACAGATATTTAGAGAAATTCAACCAGATGCAGTAATTCATACTGCTGCTCAATCACAACCTAATTTCTGTCAAATTCATCCTGAAGAATCTCATGCAATTAATGTCACTGCATCTTGCCATCTGGCTGAACTTTGCGCGGACTATGCTATCCCTTATGCTTTTACATCCAGTGAACTAGTATTTGATGGTTTAAATTCTCCTTATAAGGAAACTGACACTGTATGTCCTGTGAATATTTATGGTGAGCAAAAAGTTTTGGCAGAAGTGGCTATATTAGAACGCTATCCTTTAGCTACTGTGTGTCGGATGCCTTTGATGTTTGGCAATGCTACACCCACTGCTAAAAGCTTTATTCAGCCATTTATTCAAACTATGCAAGCTGGTCAGGAACTTACTTTATTTATAGATGAATTTCGTACTCCTGTCAGTGGCACAACAGCAGCTAAGGGATTATTATTAGTTTTAGAAAAAGTTAACGGTATTATTCACTTAGGCGGCAAAGAACGAATTTCTCGTTATGACTTTGGACATATATTAGCTGAAGTTTTTCAATTACCAATTACAGGTATTAAAGCCTGTCGTCAACGAGATGTCAAAATGGCAGCACCCAGACCAGGAGATGTTTCTTTAGATAGTTCTCAAGCTTTTGCACTAGGTTATCAGCCTTTATCAGTCAAGGAAGAACTAAAGTCATTGCTGGAGAAGGTATAA
- a CDS encoding histidine phosphatase family protein produces the protein MTRVIIVRHGQSTYNIERRIQGRADVSTLTERGRSDASKVGKALTNISFNAIYTSPLQRAEQTAQIIHSELAIQEGKSVEVQTSDLLLEVDLPLWEKMLTSEVKEKFPEDYRLWHEKPHELQMLVNENGVTREHFPVLSLYEQARQFWQEILSRHSGETILIVGHNGINRALISTALGIHPSRYHSIQQSNCGISVLNFAGGLGESVQLESMNQTQHTGETLPSLRPGHQGVRLLLVRHGETEWNRQTRFQGQIDVPLNDNGRQQAQKAGVFLQDVAIDFAVSSSMQRPKETAELILRNHPDINLELQDGLREISHGLWEGKLEVEIEQEFPGELHRWRTTPGEVQMPEGENLQQVWERSVAAWQNIVQAALDNQRQIGLIVAHDATNKTLLCHILGLPTDNFWNFRQGNGAVSVIDYPSGLNGLPVLQAMNITTHLGGVLDKTAAGAL, from the coding sequence ATGACTCGTGTCATTATTGTGCGTCACGGCCAAAGTACTTATAATATCGAACGGCGCATCCAAGGACGTGCTGATGTATCAACATTAACGGAACGGGGTCGTAGTGATGCTAGTAAGGTAGGTAAAGCCCTCACTAACATTTCGTTTAACGCAATTTACACTAGCCCACTACAACGTGCAGAACAAACAGCCCAAATCATTCATAGTGAGTTAGCAATTCAAGAGGGAAAATCTGTTGAGGTGCAAACTTCCGATTTGTTACTGGAAGTAGACTTGCCTTTGTGGGAAAAAATGCTGACATCGGAAGTTAAGGAGAAATTTCCAGAAGATTACCGCCTTTGGCATGAAAAGCCTCATGAACTACAGATGCTAGTTAATGAAAATGGGGTAACAAGAGAACATTTCCCTGTTCTCTCCTTATACGAACAAGCGCGGCAGTTTTGGCAAGAAATCCTGTCCCGCCATAGTGGTGAAACCATTCTCATAGTCGGACACAACGGCATTAATCGCGCCCTCATTAGTACAGCTTTGGGTATTCACCCTAGCCGTTATCATTCCATCCAGCAATCTAACTGTGGCATCAGTGTGTTAAATTTTGCTGGCGGACTGGGTGAATCTGTACAGCTAGAGTCAATGAACCAAACCCAACACACAGGCGAAACTCTGCCTTCCTTACGTCCTGGTCATCAAGGAGTAAGATTATTGTTGGTACGTCATGGCGAAACTGAATGGAATCGTCAAACCAGATTTCAAGGACAAATTGACGTTCCCCTCAATGATAACGGTAGACAACAGGCGCAAAAAGCTGGGGTATTTCTACAAGATGTAGCCATTGACTTTGCTGTTAGTAGTTCCATGCAGCGTCCTAAAGAAACAGCCGAACTTATCTTGCGTAATCACCCAGATATCAACTTAGAGCTACAAGATGGTTTAAGAGAAATCAGCCACGGACTCTGGGAAGGAAAATTAGAAGTAGAAATAGAACAAGAATTTCCTGGTGAGTTACACCGTTGGCGGACGACACCAGGGGAAGTACAAATGCCTGAAGGTGAAAATTTACAGCAGGTGTGGGAACGTAGCGTGGCAGCTTGGCAAAATATTGTCCAAGCTGCTTTAGATAATCAACGCCAAATAGGTCTGATAGTGGCTCATGATGCCACAAATAAAACCTTGCTGTGTCATATTCTCGGCTTACCTACAGACAATTTCTGGAATTTCCGCCAAGGTAATGGTGCAGTCAGCGTAATTGATTACCCATCAGGCTTAAATGGTTTACCAGTACTGCAAGCCATGAATATTACTACTCATCTGGGTGGTGTATTAGATAAAACCGCAGCTGGAGCATTATAG
- a CDS encoding dihydroorotase, with product MTTELLQQVRVIDPVLGIDTITDVLIADGVIQAITTNISDISPDTQIRDCRGLVLGPGLVDLYSHSGEPGFEERETLTSLMQAAAAGGFTRVSILPDTSPAIDNPALVAQLQKQRDGEMWFDKLTNRGMRGMREMREINSSPTPPTSPSSPTPHLPQLPHLQIWGAITLDVAGKQMTELADLAAAGVVGFTDGLPLDNLSLVRRLLEYVQPLGKPVAFWPCDRSLTANGVMRECADAVRFGLPPIPASAETTAIASLLELVAATGNSQVHIMRVSTARSVELIAAAKAKGLPITASTTWLHLLLDTKAIKAYNTSLHLDPPLGTASDVKALREGVRTGVIDAIAIDHAPYTYEEKVQAFAEAPPGAIGFELALPLLWQNLVETGEFTALELWQALSNCPAACTQQKVSTVAPNHKAELTLFDPKKIWKVEKKNLYTLSQNTSWLGQELQGRVVQIWM from the coding sequence ATGACAACTGAACTTCTGCAACAAGTAAGGGTAATCGACCCAGTTTTGGGGATTGATACAATCACAGATGTGTTAATTGCTGATGGTGTCATCCAAGCCATCACCACCAATATTTCTGATATCAGTCCTGACACCCAAATTAGAGATTGTCGGGGATTAGTTCTTGGCCCTGGCTTAGTGGATTTGTATAGCCACTCGGGTGAGCCAGGGTTTGAAGAACGGGAAACGCTTACATCTTTGATGCAGGCGGCGGCGGCTGGTGGTTTTACCAGAGTCAGCATTTTACCCGATACATCCCCAGCTATTGATAATCCGGCGCTGGTAGCACAGTTGCAGAAGCAGAGGGATGGGGAGATGTGGTTCGACAAGCTCACCAACCGGGGGATGAGGGGGATGAGGGAGATGAGGGAGATTAATTCTTCCCCTACTCCCCCCACTTCCCCATCTTCCCCTACTCCCCATCTCCCCCAACTTCCCCATCTCCAAATCTGGGGTGCTATTACCCTAGATGTGGCTGGTAAGCAGATGACGGAATTGGCTGATTTAGCGGCGGCGGGGGTAGTGGGTTTTACTGATGGATTGCCTTTAGATAATTTAAGTTTGGTGCGGCGGTTGTTGGAGTATGTCCAGCCGTTGGGAAAACCTGTGGCATTTTGGCCGTGTGATCGCTCACTCACTGCTAATGGTGTCATGCGAGAATGTGCAGATGCTGTCCGCTTTGGGCTACCGCCCATACCAGCTAGTGCCGAAACAACTGCGATCGCATCTTTATTAGAGTTAGTTGCCGCTACAGGCAATAGTCAAGTACACATTATGCGTGTTTCTACAGCCCGTAGTGTGGAACTAATAGCCGCAGCCAAAGCCAAGGGCTTACCCATCACCGCCAGCACTACTTGGCTACACCTATTACTCGACACCAAAGCAATTAAAGCCTATAACACTAGCCTGCATTTAGATCCACCTTTGGGAACAGCCAGTGATGTCAAGGCCTTACGTGAGGGTGTGCGGACAGGGGTAATAGATGCGATCGCCATAGATCATGCACCCTATACTTATGAAGAAAAAGTCCAAGCCTTCGCCGAAGCACCACCAGGGGCAATTGGTTTCGAGTTAGCATTACCCTTACTCTGGCAAAATCTTGTAGAAACCGGAGAATTTACAGCTTTAGAATTATGGCAGGCTTTGAGTAATTGCCCAGCCGCATGTACACAACAAAAAGTGAGTACAGTTGCACCTAATCACAAAGCAGAATTAACTTTATTCGACCCCAAAAAAATCTGGAAAGTCGAAAAGAAAAATCTTTACACACTTTCTCAAAATACCTCTTGGTTAGGGCAAGAACTGCAAGGTCGAGTAGTACAGATTTGGATGTAA
- a CDS encoding CoB--CoM heterodisulfide reductase iron-sulfur subunit B family protein, which produces MLSQTLKYAYFPGCVAQGACRELYQSTQALTQALGIQLIELKKAACCGSGTFKEDSQLLEDTVNARNIALAEELNLPLLTHCSTCQGVIGHVNDRLQESQTSNPSYLEQVNGLLQKEGCSPYRGTTEVKHLLYALVTDYGIEEISKRVTRQLSGLKCAAFYGCYLLRAQKLMPYDDPYNPQAMENVFEAVGATPIYYRGRTQCCGWPLASYATTESFKMAGMHIQDALAAGADCLVTPCPLCHLNLDSRQPEVEKVIGRKLGLPVLHLPQLIALALGVSPQELGLERHIVSTKPVLQKLGF; this is translated from the coding sequence ATGCTATCTCAGACATTAAAATATGCTTACTTTCCTGGCTGTGTTGCTCAAGGTGCTTGTCGGGAATTGTATCAGTCTACTCAAGCTCTAACTCAGGCTTTAGGTATTCAACTAATTGAATTGAAAAAAGCTGCTTGTTGTGGTTCTGGCACTTTTAAAGAAGATTCCCAACTGTTAGAAGATACAGTTAATGCTCGTAACATTGCGCTAGCAGAAGAATTAAATTTACCGCTCCTCACCCATTGCAGCACTTGTCAAGGCGTAATTGGTCATGTTAATGATCGCTTGCAAGAATCTCAGACAAGTAACCCTAGTTATTTGGAACAGGTAAATGGTCTATTACAGAAAGAAGGTTGTTCACCTTATCGCGGTACTACCGAAGTCAAACACCTGCTTTATGCTTTAGTAACTGATTACGGCATAGAGGAAATTAGCAAACGTGTAACCCGTCAGTTATCTGGGTTGAAGTGTGCAGCTTTTTATGGCTGTTATCTACTCCGCGCCCAAAAGTTGATGCCCTATGATGATCCTTATAATCCCCAAGCGATGGAAAATGTCTTTGAGGCAGTGGGTGCAACACCAATTTATTATCGTGGACGGACTCAATGTTGCGGCTGGCCGCTTGCGAGTTATGCTACTACCGAATCTTTTAAGATGGCGGGAATGCACATCCAAGATGCTTTAGCCGCAGGTGCAGATTGTTTAGTTACGCCTTGTCCTTTATGCCATCTCAACTTAGATTCTCGCCAGCCAGAGGTGGAAAAAGTTATCGGTCGTAAACTAGGTTTACCCGTGTTGCACCTACCACAGTTAATTGCTTTGGCTTTAGGCGTTAGTCCTCAAGAATTAGGATTAGAACGTCACATTGTTTCTACAAAACCAGTGTTGCAAAAGTTAGGGTTTTAA
- a CDS encoding acyl carrier protein, translating to MSQSDTFEKVKKIVVEQLSVEAEKVTPQANFANDLGADSLDTVELVMALEEEFDIEIPDEAAEKITTVQEAVDYINNQVAASA from the coding sequence ATGAGCCAATCAGATACTTTTGAAAAAGTCAAGAAAATTGTTGTTGAACAACTCAGTGTAGAAGCTGAAAAAGTTACACCACAAGCCAATTTTGCCAACGATTTAGGGGCTGACTCCCTAGATACAGTAGAACTAGTAATGGCTTTGGAAGAAGAATTTGATATCGAAATTCCCGATGAAGCCGCCGAAAAAATTACAACCGTCCAAGAAGCGGTGGATTACATCAATAACCAAGTTGCCGCATCAGCATAA